The following are encoded in a window of Candidatus Methanoperedens sp. genomic DNA:
- a CDS encoding AIR synthase-related protein — MDLEGYAKRGLRRNDPALREKLAERILEIKNISRKHAREIADAVIVEAKATLDPRGELLRPINSRITMGEFGVGSRGMGDFYTHEKIAQVIGRTSAVVDSSHLDDSGVVRAGGKYLVVTIDGMHSRLSDFPFLAGFHVARAALRDVYVMGARPVAMLSDIHVADDGDVGKIFDHIAGITAVSELTGVPLITGSTLRIGGDMVIGERMTGGVGAVGVAESLTARIQAEPGDVILMTEGAGGGTVSTIALYYGMHNIVDETINLKFIDACEGLFDAGVIAKIHAMTDVTNGGVRGDAKEISRTAGVKLIFEEEKLRALVNSKVLAMLDKLEIDYLGVSLDALLIIAPTEYSQEILDCVRRKGVAIDIVGRIEDGEGAELIINGEVRDFTPRFRESAYTPIKKLVGEKTPGDFEEMKKAVDKAAAQAIEKKRRIIERIKGRKTL; from the coding sequence ATGGATCTTGAAGGCTATGCCAAGCGGGGACTCCGGCGCAATGATCCGGCTCTTCGGGAAAAGCTGGCAGAGAGGATACTTGAGATAAAAAATATCTCACGAAAGCACGCCCGGGAGATTGCAGACGCTGTCATCGTGGAGGCTAAAGCCACTCTGGATCCCAGAGGCGAATTGCTAAGACCGATAAACTCAAGGATCACGATGGGAGAATTCGGCGTCGGATCACGCGGCATGGGTGATTTTTATACACATGAGAAAATCGCGCAAGTGATCGGCAGAACCTCTGCTGTCGTGGATTCGTCCCATCTTGACGATTCCGGAGTGGTGCGTGCCGGAGGAAAATATCTTGTGGTCACTATCGACGGCATGCATTCACGCCTCTCGGATTTCCCGTTCCTTGCGGGTTTCCATGTGGCGCGCGCAGCGCTTCGGGATGTGTACGTGATGGGAGCGCGGCCAGTTGCCATGCTTTCGGATATCCATGTGGCTGACGACGGGGATGTAGGAAAGATATTCGACCATATAGCTGGTATCACCGCAGTGTCGGAACTGACGGGTGTACCACTGATAACCGGAAGCACGCTTCGCATTGGCGGGGATATGGTCATAGGGGAGAGGATGACTGGCGGTGTGGGCGCAGTGGGCGTTGCCGAGAGTCTCACCGCGCGTATCCAGGCAGAACCCGGTGATGTAATACTTATGACTGAAGGCGCGGGAGGCGGGACTGTTTCGACGATTGCGCTTTATTACGGGATGCACAACATCGTGGATGAGACCATCAACCTAAAATTCATAGATGCGTGCGAGGGGCTGTTCGATGCCGGGGTGATCGCAAAGATACATGCAATGACCGATGTTACCAATGGCGGGGTGCGCGGGGATGCAAAGGAGATCTCAAGGACTGCGGGGGTCAAACTTATTTTCGAGGAGGAAAAGCTGCGGGCGCTCGTGAACAGTAAGGTGCTTGCGATGCTCGATAAACTTGAAATAGATTATCTTGGCGTCTCGCTGGACGCTCTTTTAATAATAGCCCCTACTGAGTATTCACAGGAAATACTGGATTGCGTCCGCAGGAAAGGTGTGGCTATCGATATCGTAGGAAGGATAGAAGATGGGGAAGGGGCGGAATTGATCATCAATGGGGAAGTTCGCGATTTTACCCCCAGGTTCCGGGAGTCCGCTTACACACCTATCAAGAAGCTTGTGGGGGAGAAAACCCCGGGGGATTTTGAAGAGATGAAAAAGGCTGTGGATAAGGCGGCGGCGCAGGCTATTGAGAAGAAAAGACGGATAATTGAAAGGATAAAAGGCAGAAAGACTCTCTGA
- the hisH gene encoding imidazole glycerol phosphate synthase subunit HisH, with translation MKIIIIDYGLGNLRSIEKALQYIGTDVEISNEPSAIDNADALILPGVGAFRDAMMHFSTLQRVVKDAVDEGKPLLGICLGMQMLASESEEGGLHKGIDIIPGRVIRFQASELKVPHMGWNSLIIKKNIPLLEKVENGSFVYFVHSYYVKAHEKYEAAACDYGIEFPAIITNEAGNVVGTQFHPEKSGATGLRMLRNFVESYGS, from the coding sequence ATGAAAATCATCATAATTGACTACGGTCTTGGGAACCTTCGCAGTATAGAAAAAGCCCTCCAGTACATAGGTACCGATGTTGAGATCTCAAATGAGCCCTCGGCAATCGATAACGCCGATGCACTGATACTTCCCGGCGTGGGGGCATTTCGCGATGCTATGATGCATTTTTCAACACTTCAACGCGTGGTTAAAGACGCAGTGGACGAGGGCAAGCCGCTCCTCGGGATTTGCCTTGGCATGCAAATGCTGGCATCTGAGAGCGAAGAGGGAGGATTGCACAAGGGTATCGACATAATCCCGGGAAGAGTGATACGGTTCCAGGCATCTGAATTGAAGGTCCCCCACATGGGCTGGAACTCTCTCATCATAAAAAAGAATATACCGCTTCTGGAAAAGGTAGAGAACGGCTCATTCGTGTATTTCGTGCATTCATACTATGTAAAAGCCCACGAAAAATATGAGGCTGCGGCTTGCGATTATGGGATAGAGTTCCCTGCGATAATAACCAATGAGGCGGGAAATGTTGTGGGAACGCAGTTCCATCCTGAAAAAAGCGGCGCAACAGGGCTTCGTATGCTTCGGAACTTTGTGGAGAGTTATGGATCTTGA
- a CDS encoding aminotransferase class I/II-fold pyridoxal phosphate-dependent enzyme → MLSRRVDHFVESVIRDMTRLSIKHGAINLAQGFPDFPAPQELKRAAASAIMEDYNQYSITWGAKDLREEIARKAINYNYIDVDPESEVTVTCGSTEAMMASMLALINEGDEVVLFEPFYENYGPDAAVSGAVPHLVPLDGDNNIDEDALVSAFNKKTRALILNTPNNPCGKVFSKDELSLIADLCEEHDVIAVTDEIYEYILYDGRKHISIGSLDKMKDRTITISGFSKTYSVTGWRIGYALAEKTLTSAIRKVHDFLTVGAPAPLQHACVTALQFPDSYYEELARMYDGKRMLLYKALIKSGFKCKLPEGAYYILADIPECAGMDDMAFAKYLVSEVGVAAVPGSSFYRSETGKHKLRFTFSKKDETLMEAARRLEDLSI, encoded by the coding sequence ATGTTATCAAGAAGAGTTGATCATTTTGTAGAGTCGGTCATTCGTGATATGACACGACTTTCAATAAAGCACGGAGCAATCAACCTTGCCCAGGGCTTCCCGGATTTCCCCGCGCCTCAGGAACTGAAGCGCGCTGCAGCCTCGGCCATAATGGAGGACTACAACCAGTACTCGATCACGTGGGGCGCAAAAGATCTAAGAGAGGAGATAGCAAGAAAAGCGATTAATTATAATTACATTGATGTCGATCCGGAAAGCGAAGTCACGGTTACTTGCGGATCGACCGAAGCCATGATGGCTTCAATGCTGGCTTTGATAAACGAGGGAGATGAGGTCGTGTTATTCGAGCCGTTTTACGAAAATTATGGTCCTGATGCTGCGGTATCGGGCGCTGTCCCGCATCTCGTTCCTTTAGACGGGGACAACAATATCGACGAAGATGCACTTGTTTCTGCTTTCAATAAAAAAACACGCGCTCTCATCCTGAACACCCCAAACAACCCATGCGGGAAAGTTTTTTCGAAAGATGAATTGTCATTGATCGCGGATCTCTGCGAGGAGCATGATGTCATCGCAGTCACTGATGAGATATACGAATATATCCTGTATGATGGCAGAAAGCATATCAGCATTGGCTCGCTGGACAAGATGAAGGACAGAACGATTACAATCAGCGGGTTCTCGAAGACGTACAGCGTCACTGGCTGGCGTATAGGTTACGCGCTTGCAGAAAAAACCCTGACCTCAGCGATCAGGAAGGTGCATGATTTCCTGACTGTGGGGGCGCCTGCTCCGCTTCAGCATGCATGTGTGACCGCCCTGCAATTCCCGGATTCGTATTATGAGGAGCTTGCCAGAATGTATGATGGAAAGAGAATGCTCCTTTATAAAGCTCTAATAAAATCCGGATTCAAGTGCAAGCTGCCTGAGGGTGCGTATTACATACTGGCAGATATACCTGAATGCGCGGGAATGGATGATATGGCTTTTGCCAAATACCTTGTAAGCGAGGTGGGCGTGGCAGCTGTCCCGGGGAGCAGTTTCTACAGGAGCGAAACAGGAAAGCACAAGCTGCGATTTACGTTCTCAAAGAAAGACGAGACTTTGATGGAAGCTGCCAGGCGCCTTGAGGATTTAAGTATTTAA
- a CDS encoding 4Fe-4S binding protein, whose product MVAKVKTEDCTGCGICVDECPATAITLKNEKAKVDEDECTECGTCVDSCPNSAITME is encoded by the coding sequence ATGGTAGCAAAAGTAAAAACTGAAGATTGTACAGGCTGTGGAATATGCGTTGATGAGTGCCCCGCAACAGCAATAACATTGAAAAATGAAAAGGCAAAGGTAGACGAGGATGAGTGCACTGAATGCGGCACATGCGTTGATTCATGCCCTAACAGTGCGATCACCATGGAATAA
- the asd gene encoding aspartate-semialdehyde dehydrogenase, which produces MAKIRAGVLGATGNVGQRFIEMLSKHPWFELTSLAASDRSAGKRYGDAASWRLESKIPLDAADMTVVPVDPRKVDADIVFSALPADLAKTVEPDFAKAGFAVASNASAMRMVEDIPLVIPEVNEEHLGLIDVQQDRRKWDGYVVTNPNCTTIMMTVTLKPLMKFGIEKIYLASMQAISGAGYDGVASMAILDNVIPYIEKEEEKVETETRKLLGEFNGSEIVDAPFKVSASCNRVMVMDGHTEAVWVEMTDDPSPEDVKQAFLDFDPGLSDLPTEPTPVIEVKEEKDRPQPRMDRNIGGGMTVSVGRIRPGIRYICMGHNTIRGAAGASVLNAELLKKKGKL; this is translated from the coding sequence ATGGCAAAGATAAGGGCAGGAGTACTGGGTGCTACAGGCAATGTTGGCCAGCGATTTATCGAGATGCTGAGCAAACATCCCTGGTTTGAACTTACATCACTGGCAGCCTCTGATAGAAGTGCAGGTAAGAGATACGGCGATGCTGCAAGCTGGCGGCTTGAAAGCAAGATCCCGCTGGATGCTGCAGATATGACCGTTGTACCTGTCGACCCCAGGAAAGTCGATGCAGATATCGTTTTTTCAGCGCTTCCTGCCGATCTTGCCAAAACAGTGGAACCCGATTTCGCAAAAGCCGGTTTTGCTGTTGCAAGCAATGCCAGTGCCATGCGCATGGTGGAGGATATTCCTCTCGTCATCCCTGAAGTGAACGAGGAGCATCTCGGGCTCATCGATGTCCAGCAGGACAGGCGAAAATGGGACGGCTACGTGGTCACAAACCCTAACTGCACAACTATTATGATGACAGTGACACTAAAGCCGCTCATGAAATTCGGGATCGAGAAGATATACCTGGCATCAATGCAGGCGATATCAGGCGCGGGATATGATGGTGTGGCTTCAATGGCCATACTGGACAATGTGATCCCGTATATCGAGAAGGAAGAGGAAAAAGTTGAGACCGAAACCAGAAAGCTCCTCGGGGAATTTAACGGCAGCGAAATCGTCGATGCACCGTTCAAAGTGAGCGCAAGCTGCAACAGGGTGATGGTTATGGACGGCCACACTGAGGCAGTGTGGGTTGAAATGACAGATGATCCCTCGCCTGAAGATGTTAAACAGGCATTCCTTGATTTCGACCCGGGATTGTCGGATTTGCCGACAGAACCCACACCTGTGATAGAGGTCAAGGAAGAAAAAGACCGCCCTCAGCCGCGTATGGACAGGAATATCGGAGGCGGGATGACCGTTTCGGTCGGCCGCATCCGCCCCGGGATACGCTACATCTGCATGGGGCATAATACCATCAGAGGCGCTGCCGGCGCTAGCGTCCTGAATGCAGAACTTCTAAAAAAGAAAGGAAAACTTTAA
- a CDS encoding methytransferase partner Trm112: MKRDLMDILCCPMCKGDLVLEVSEENEKEIVKGTLYCGKCKEYYPIDDGIPNMLPPDLRE; encoded by the coding sequence ATGAAAAGAGACCTTATGGATATCCTGTGCTGCCCCATGTGTAAAGGAGACCTCGTACTTGAAGTCTCGGAAGAGAATGAAAAAGAGATAGTGAAAGGAACGCTTTATTGCGGGAAATGCAAGGAGTATTATCCCATCGACGACGGCATTCCTAACATGCTGCCGCCGGATCTCCGGGAATAG
- a CDS encoding tetratricopeptide repeat protein, with amino-acid sequence MERNVVSNIIYSILEFSRNHVEASVAILIAVISAYAYLVSFTINEYKRLNNIYVVHGKKSSSIKPEDLFRRPMLAYYELDEYRSLKKVIDNGDHVLVVGAPLSGKTRAIYEALKTMNPVSNVIIPRIQDIDLEKFEVPLKLTFWRKTIVVLDDIDKFIEKQNFRYLVEEFLKNKAVIIASCRSGIEFEKLQKMEWLNSLFKKENSISFPEEIPDEKGKEIAAKIGVEWKPLEFDGKIGSLVMPLDIMIARFGESSPEEKAVLKSIRSLYKAGIYQEKEKFSIKRILHLGKVLFGINLEKYRIDVLFSNIEKKNFIKIINDEVIWAEEAYLDSVIEPDGIEADRISFFTKIAGFFSGDAEALFSLGNRAYGIGIVDINKKYYMKVSIAAYEEALKVYTLDLFPIQYATTQNNLGITCGTLAEVENKAENCKKSIAAFEESLKVRTFDRFPMQYATTQNNLGTAYGTLAEVENKAENCKKSIVIFEDTLKIYTPDRFSMDYASIQNNLGNAFQTLAEVENKAENCKKAITAFEEALKVYTFKDYPMDFVMTQNNLGNAYRIFAEVENKAENCKKSIAACEEALKVYTLDRFPMQYATTQNNLGNAYQLLAEVENKAENCKKAIAAYEEALKVTTLDLSPMGYAMTQNNLGNAYRTLAEVEKTAENCKKAIAACQEALKVYNLDRFPMQYAAIQNNLGNAYRILAEVENTAENCKKSIAAYEEALKDYTLDRFPMQYSMIQYNLGTAYRIFAEVENKAESCKKSIAACEEALKVYTSDRFPMQYAMTQNNLGAAYQTLAEVENKAENCKKSIAAYEEALKVRTLDRFPMDYAMTQNNLGTAYGTLAEVENEVENCKKSIDAYEEALKVRTPDRFPMDYAMTQNNLGTAYGTLAEVENKAENCKKSIDAYEEALKIYSKEEFPEAYRVISRNLERAKIFCSQNKFE; translated from the coding sequence ATGGAGCGAAATGTGGTAAGTAATATTATCTATTCAATCTTAGAATTTTCTCGCAACCATGTGGAAGCTTCTGTAGCGATTCTAATTGCTGTAATTTCTGCCTATGCATATCTTGTAAGTTTTACTATCAATGAATACAAACGTTTGAATAATATCTATGTAGTTCATGGGAAAAAATCCAGTTCCATTAAACCAGAAGATCTTTTCAGGCGACCCATGCTTGCATATTATGAATTAGATGAATACCGGTCGCTCAAAAAAGTAATTGATAACGGAGATCATGTTTTGGTTGTCGGTGCGCCGCTTTCTGGAAAAACGAGAGCGATTTATGAAGCCCTTAAGACCATGAATCCTGTTTCCAATGTTATAATTCCAAGAATTCAGGATATTGATTTAGAAAAATTTGAAGTACCACTCAAACTTACTTTCTGGAGAAAAACCATAGTTGTTCTGGATGATATTGATAAATTCATTGAAAAACAAAATTTTAGGTATCTGGTTGAAGAGTTTCTTAAAAATAAAGCTGTTATAATCGCTTCATGCCGTTCAGGTATTGAGTTTGAAAAATTGCAAAAGATGGAGTGGCTCAACTCTTTATTTAAGAAAGAGAACAGTATAAGCTTTCCGGAAGAAATTCCAGATGAAAAAGGAAAAGAAATTGCAGCGAAAATAGGGGTCGAGTGGAAACCATTAGAATTTGATGGTAAAATAGGTTCGCTTGTAATGCCTCTCGATATAATGATAGCAAGGTTCGGAGAAAGCAGTCCAGAAGAGAAAGCAGTTCTAAAGAGCATAAGGTCACTTTACAAAGCAGGGATTTATCAAGAAAAAGAGAAATTTTCTATAAAACGAATTCTTCATCTTGGCAAGGTTTTGTTCGGTATAAACTTGGAGAAATACCGAATAGATGTTCTATTTTCGAATATTGAAAAAAAGAATTTTATAAAAATTATAAACGATGAAGTCATCTGGGCAGAAGAAGCATATCTTGACTCTGTAATAGAGCCTGATGGAATTGAAGCAGACAGAATCAGCTTTTTCACGAAAATCGCTGGCTTCTTTTCGGGTGATGCAGAGGCTTTGTTCAGTCTTGGAAATAGAGCTTATGGTATTGGAATAGTAGACATTAATAAAAAATATTATATGAAGGTGTCAATAGCTGCTTATGAAGAAGCGCTCAAAGTCTATACACTTGACCTCTTCCCCATACAGTATGCTACCACCCAGAACAATCTAGGCATTACCTGTGGAACACTTGCTGAAGTTGAGAACAAAGCTGAGAACTGCAAGAAATCAATAGCAGCTTTCGAAGAGTCGCTTAAAGTCAGAACGTTTGACCGCTTCCCCATGCAGTATGCTACTACCCAGAACAATCTCGGTACTGCCTATGGAACTCTTGCCGAGGTAGAGAATAAAGCTGAGAACTGCAAGAAATCAATAGTAATTTTTGAGGATACGCTGAAAATCTATACACCAGACCGCTTCTCTATGGACTATGCTAGTATCCAGAACAATCTCGGCAATGCCTTTCAAACTCTTGCAGAGGTTGAGAACAAAGCTGAGAACTGCAAGAAAGCAATAACAGCGTTTGAAGAAGCGCTGAAAGTCTATACTTTTAAGGATTACCCTATGGATTTTGTGATGACCCAGAACAATCTCGGCAATGCCTATCGAATATTTGCAGAGGTTGAGAACAAAGCTGAGAACTGCAAGAAATCAATCGCTGCTTGTGAAGAGGCGCTGAAAGTCTATACACTTGACCGCTTCCCTATGCAGTACGCTACTACCCAGAACAATCTCGGCAATGCTTATCAACTACTTGCAGAGGTTGAGAACAAAGCTGAAAACTGCAAGAAGGCAATTGCAGCTTATGAAGAGGCTCTTAAAGTTACAACACTAGACCTCTCCCCTATGGGTTATGCAATGACCCAGAACAATCTCGGCAATGCCTATCGAACGCTTGCTGAAGTAGAGAAAACGGCTGAGAACTGCAAGAAAGCAATTGCAGCTTGTCAGGAAGCCTTGAAGGTCTATAATCTAGACCGCTTCCCCATGCAGTATGCTGCTATCCAGAACAATCTCGGCAATGCTTATCGAATACTCGCTGAAGTAGAGAACACGGCTGAGAACTGCAAGAAATCAATTGCAGCTTATGAGGAGGCGCTGAAGGACTACACACTAGACCGCTTCCCCATGCAGTATTCCATGATTCAATACAATCTCGGCACTGCCTATCGAATATTTGCAGAGGTTGAGAACAAAGCCGAGAGCTGCAAGAAGTCAATCGCTGCTTGTGAAGAGGCGCTGAAAGTCTATACATCAGACCGCTTCCCTATGCAGTATGCGATGACCCAGAACAATCTCGGTGCTGCCTATCAAACTCTTGCCGAGGTTGAAAACAAAGCTGAGAACTGCAAGAAATCAATTGCTGCTTATGAAGAGGCGCTCAAAGTCAGAACACTTGACCGTTTCCCAATGGACTATGCAATGACGCAGAATAATCTCGGTACTGCCTATGGAACTCTTGCCGAGGTAGAGAACGAAGTTGAGAACTGCAAGAAATCAATCGACGCTTATGAAGAGGCGCTCAAAGTCAGAACACCTGACCGTTTCCCAATGGACTATGCAATGACGCAGAACAATCTCGGTACTGCCTATGGAACTCTTGCCGAGGTAGAGAACAAAGCTGAGAACTGCAAGAAATCAATCGACGCTTATGAAGAGGCGCTGAAAATATATTCAAAAGAGGAATTTCCTGAGGCTTATCGGGTAATTTCAAGAAATCTCGAAAGAGCAAAAATCTTCTGTTCCCAGAATAAGTTTGAGTGA
- a CDS encoding nucleotidyltransferase domain-containing protein — protein MAFDRKVSYFLNKYLGKIKSIYAPDEMWLWGSRAYGSPGEYSDIDLIVVSRKFSDIKFIRRMYKFIETIGLLGDKNAEAVDVLCYTPNEFARKREQISIVNEAIRKGIRII, from the coding sequence ATGGCATTTGACAGAAAGGTATCCTATTTTTTGAATAAATATCTAGGTAAGATAAAATCAATTTACGCACCGGACGAAATGTGGCTCTGGGGGTCAAGGGCATACGGCAGCCCTGGAGAGTACAGCGATATAGACCTTATCGTAGTGTCAAGAAAGTTTTCGGATATAAAGTTCATACGAAGAATGTACAAGTTCATAGAAACGATTGGATTGCTAGGTGATAAAAATGCGGAAGCGGTTGATGTTTTATGCTATACTCCTAATGAGTTTGCACGAAAGAGGGAACAAATCAGCATCGTTAATGAGGCAATTAGAAAGGGAATAAGGATTATCTGA
- a CDS encoding HD domain-containing protein, giving the protein MPSIIDPIYGHVGINRLEQLIISTPEMARLRRIQQLGLADIAFPGANHTRFEHSVGTLFIADKMAKALGLSQEEVAKVRLAALLHDIGHCAFSHVVESVLKRNPAYQPVIDGRRFLKHEMFTRYIISNSFHTKPEIASLVVDAKSFFEEIAKMATGDVDGLSKPYLAQIISDDLDADRIDFLLRDSYHTGVSLGLVDVDQIVGSLSLSNGRIVLGGSLSYDEDMSLTAAESMLIARAHHYSAIIHNPKTQGARVMLLQALDKALARYKETGNDVKAVVLKFFTAYTDTDLLNFIEAHGDASAKNLIDHIRHANICSAVVRFTHKNLNPRTRMALSTIARNGVAKKMFEEELSRRFAKKYGASVLVDLDVASGIPRSTRIKIGDYEGFLYDESALANGLVRAISRQISLCVFSRTEDDARLSQASHDFLLDIENLSPKLLHFIRNETSLPIEGILLIFYSAHRMFSREAEGRITMPRLRNIAKIYYLARELGNIEKLRNLFDYRFHTRYGFPYSDRLFEDIQLLVAMGMVDEDLRYFENSGRWKQRYEYVLTSDGLSYAELIAPAYQNELKMIEDYLSLNKHSIPRDMVSIASQRYGKEVREASNSRISDVP; this is encoded by the coding sequence ATGCCCTCTATCATCGACCCTATCTACGGCCACGTGGGAATAAACAGACTTGAGCAGCTCATCATCAGCACGCCTGAGATGGCGCGTCTCCGCCGGATACAGCAGCTCGGTCTTGCTGACATTGCTTTCCCCGGGGCGAACCACACACGTTTTGAGCACAGTGTTGGAACACTTTTTATTGCGGATAAAATGGCAAAGGCTCTGGGTCTTTCACAGGAGGAGGTAGCAAAAGTCAGGCTTGCAGCCCTGCTCCATGATATCGGGCACTGCGCATTCTCGCATGTGGTGGAAAGCGTACTTAAACGGAACCCTGCGTACCAGCCTGTGATCGATGGCAGGAGATTTCTGAAACATGAGATGTTCACAAGATACATAATATCTAATTCATTTCATACAAAACCAGAAATTGCATCTTTGGTGGTGGATGCCAAATCATTTTTTGAAGAGATCGCAAAAATGGCGACTGGCGATGTCGATGGCCTCTCAAAACCATATCTTGCCCAGATCATCTCTGACGATCTCGATGCGGACAGGATCGATTTCCTGCTGCGGGATTCGTATCATACAGGGGTCTCCCTAGGACTTGTAGATGTGGACCAGATCGTAGGAAGCTTATCGCTGAGCAACGGAAGGATAGTTCTGGGAGGCTCACTAAGTTACGATGAGGATATGTCTCTGACTGCGGCAGAATCCATGCTTATCGCCAGGGCCCACCACTACTCTGCGATAATTCACAACCCGAAAACCCAGGGGGCGAGGGTCATGCTTCTCCAGGCTCTCGATAAAGCTCTTGCGCGCTACAAAGAAACGGGAAACGACGTAAAAGCAGTGGTACTGAAATTTTTTACCGCCTATACCGACACCGACCTGTTGAATTTCATAGAAGCTCACGGAGATGCCAGCGCAAAAAATCTGATAGACCATATCCGCCATGCAAATATTTGCAGCGCTGTTGTCCGTTTCACTCACAAGAATCTTAACCCCAGGACCCGTATGGCACTTTCCACGATCGCAAGGAATGGAGTTGCGAAGAAGATGTTTGAGGAGGAGCTTTCCAGGCGTTTTGCAAAGAAATACGGGGCATCCGTTCTTGTTGACCTTGATGTTGCAAGCGGGATCCCCAGAAGCACACGGATAAAAATAGGGGATTATGAGGGGTTCTTATATGATGAATCCGCGCTGGCCAATGGTCTTGTAAGGGCCATCTCGCGTCAAATATCGTTATGTGTATTCTCAAGAACAGAGGACGACGCCAGGCTTTCTCAGGCCTCTCACGATTTCCTTCTCGACATCGAGAACCTATCCCCGAAGCTCCTGCACTTTATCAGGAATGAAACGAGCCTGCCCATAGAAGGAATTCTCCTTATCTTTTACAGCGCGCACAGGATGTTCAGCAGGGAAGCGGAAGGAAGGATCACTATGCCAAGACTTCGCAATATTGCAAAGATATATTATCTCGCAAGAGAGCTTGGGAATATCGAGAAATTGCGCAACCTGTTTGATTACAGGTTCCATACCCGATACGGGTTCCCTTATAGCGACAGGCTTTTTGAGGATATCCAGCTTCTTGTTGCCATGGGGATGGTGGATGAAGACCTGCGGTATTTTGAAAATAGCGGCAGGTGGAAACAGCGGTATGAGTATGTGCTGACCTCTGATGGTCTGAGCTATGCGGAATTGATCGCCCCGGCATATCAGAATGAATTAAAGATGATCGAGGATTATCTGAGCCTTAACAAACATTCGATCCCAAGGGACATGGTCAGCATCGCATCACAAAGGTATGGAAAAGAAGTAAGAGAAGCGTCGAACTCTCGCATATCAGATGTTCCCTGA